The proteins below are encoded in one region of uncultured Eubacteriales bacterium:
- a CDS encoding conserved hypothetical protein (Evidence 4 : Homologs of previously reported genes of unknown function), giving the protein MSGRLSQEKAYRMMLRGYPDVLDMKQMCEILGISLKTGYVLIQENKIECLKVGRSYRIPKPFLLSYLRFDTVNKET; this is encoded by the coding sequence ATGAGCGGACGATTATCGCAGGAAAAAGCCTACCGAATGATGCTGCGAGGATACCCCGATGTCTTGGATATGAAACAGATGTGTGAAATACTCGGTATCAGTCTAAAAACCGGGTATGTCCTGATCCAAGAAAATAAGATTGAGTGTTTGAAGGTTGGGCGTTCTTATAGAATCCCCAAGCCTTTTTTATTGAGCTATTTACGATTTGATACCGTCAATAAGGAAACGTAA
- a CDS encoding exported hypothetical protein (Evidence 5 : No homology to any previously reported sequences), which produces MKKLKNCISVLLAAVIMTAAFYTPALAVVSSHDQKHLSSSQQSKIDKATKAWDAANAAGDKAGMEKAHKDAEKVRSTKNYSGGADGSEYHPWNNGGGNSGGGGGGGGHYYPPTPVTYTITATSGTGGSISPSGSTSVTEGNSKTYTIAANTGYKIADVKVDGSSIGAASTYTFSNVTSGHTISATFASAASLSTGGATLGDGGSGTLKSGVTKSGYGITASLPVTTSYVSGTTVTASYNFTSTKTVSLESVGGTWQFPVSGSSVTGARKIYIPVETKDGTYTITFTVKALDPQATALTGSNVYLTSTKSVTVTIRGSMYEDDFTGNS; this is translated from the coding sequence ATGAAAAAGCTGAAAAATTGCATATCTGTCCTCTTGGCAGCCGTTATAATGACGGCTGCTTTTTACACGCCCGCACTGGCAGTGGTGTCATCGCATGACCAAAAGCATTTGTCATCCAGTCAGCAGAGCAAAATCGATAAAGCTACAAAGGCTTGGGATGCAGCCAATGCAGCAGGAGATAAGGCAGGAATGGAGAAAGCTCATAAGGATGCTGAAAAAGTACGTTCCACAAAAAACTATTCCGGCGGCGCGGACGGTTCCGAATACCATCCCTGGAACAACGGCGGCGGAAATTCCGGCGGCGGTGGTGGCGGAGGAGGCCATTATTATCCTCCCACGCCTGTGACTTACACCATTACCGCGACATCGGGAACGGGCGGCAGTATCAGCCCAAGCGGTTCAACCTCAGTAACAGAGGGCAACAGCAAAACCTACACCATTGCGGCAAACACCGGCTATAAAATTGCAGACGTTAAAGTGGATGGCTCGTCAATCGGTGCGGCATCCACTTATACGTTCAGCAATGTAACCTCGGGCCATACCATCAGCGCAACCTTTGCCTCTGCTGCGTCACTCAGCACAGGCGGCGCCACGCTTGGGGACGGCGGCTCAGGGACGCTCAAATCGGGCGTAACCAAATCCGGGTATGGGATAACTGCAAGCCTGCCCGTCACGACCTCCTACGTCAGCGGAACAACTGTTACGGCAAGCTATAACTTCACTTCTACCAAAACCGTTTCGCTGGAAAGCGTCGGCGGCACATGGCAGTTCCCTGTAAGCGGCTCCAGCGTGACGGGAGCCAGAAAAATCTATATCCCCGTGGAAACCAAGGATGGCACTTATACGATCACCTTTACAGTAAAGGCCCTTGACCCGCAGGCCACGGCGCTGACCGGCTCTAACGTCTATCTGACCTCAACGAAAAGCGTCACCGTCACAATTCGGGGTTCCATGTACGAGGACGATTTCACGGGCAATTCCTGA
- a CDS encoding Integrase codes for MELAKMLKMVRLTEEELIGGFVTAKKNVYYIVLNRKDEDGKRRPLWISTELEATKQNREEAESKCLSERIRYSVDLKNGTIEIPIAKGPKTAATKAKADASVEQPQNPLFADLLNEWIAFRHPSNIVIGEDFNFDRQIKLNTWAGYADNIKRNLYPTFMAYGCTVQDVTVELLKGFYSNRLKNGLKKASVAKDYTLINQALNYAISRKMIDVNPNSAITLHKIEKYNAATLNAEQMQQYLEFIQGDIIEIAILLGGFYGMRRSECLGTRESQFDFRHGFFRANHTVTKAVIDGKKLYLHSDKLKTDLSNRTYPLIPYVEERVKARIAENKDLRELCGNSYNREWLGYICVHQLGEIIDPDYITSRHNTLLKNAGLPHVRFHDLRHSCVGLMMANEVPIERVRDWVGHSDIRTTVNTYGHLEYHSKKQTAEIIGNSLTGKLVAREAVSSGG; via the coding sequence ATGGAACTCGCCAAAATGCTTAAAATGGTCAGGCTGACCGAAGAAGAATTGATCGGCGGCTTTGTAACCGCCAAAAAAAATGTTTATTACATCGTCCTCAACCGCAAAGACGAGGACGGCAAGCGCAGGCCGCTCTGGATTTCCACTGAGCTGGAAGCTACCAAGCAAAACAGAGAAGAAGCGGAAAGTAAATGCCTGTCGGAAAGAATCCGATACTCGGTAGACTTGAAAAATGGCACAATCGAAATACCTATCGCTAAAGGCCCAAAAACTGCTGCAACAAAAGCGAAAGCCGATGCCTCTGTGGAACAACCGCAAAATCCGTTGTTTGCGGATTTGCTGAATGAGTGGATTGCCTTTCGCCACCCGAGTAATATCGTGATTGGCGAGGATTTCAACTTTGATAGGCAAATCAAGCTCAACACATGGGCTGGTTATGCGGATAACATCAAGCGCAACCTGTATCCGACTTTTATGGCCTACGGCTGCACGGTGCAGGATGTCACAGTAGAGTTGCTGAAAGGGTTTTACTCCAACCGTCTTAAAAACGGCTTGAAGAAAGCCTCTGTTGCAAAGGACTACACGCTCATTAATCAGGCGCTAAATTACGCCATCAGCCGGAAGATGATTGATGTAAACCCCAACAGCGCAATCACCCTGCACAAGATTGAGAAGTATAACGCCGCCACGCTGAACGCCGAACAAATGCAGCAATACCTTGAGTTTATTCAAGGGGATATCATTGAGATAGCAATACTCCTTGGAGGCTTTTATGGTATGCGCCGCAGCGAATGTTTGGGAACAAGGGAATCACAGTTTGATTTTCGGCACGGTTTTTTTCGGGCAAACCACACGGTTACGAAAGCAGTCATTGACGGAAAAAAGCTGTATCTCCACTCTGACAAGTTAAAAACTGATTTGAGTAACCGCACCTATCCCCTTATCCCGTATGTAGAAGAACGGGTGAAAGCAAGGATCGCAGAAAACAAAGACCTGCGAGAGCTTTGTGGGAACTCATACAATCGGGAATGGCTTGGCTATATCTGCGTTCACCAGTTAGGGGAAATTATCGACCCGGATTATATCACAAGCAGACACAACACCTTACTGAAAAATGCGGGACTGCCCCATGTGAGGTTTCACGATCTCCGGCACTCCTGCGTCGGGCTGATGATGGCAAACGAGGTTCCTATCGAGCGTGTCCGTGATTGGGTAGGACATAGCGACATCCGCACGACGGTTAACACCTATGGCCATTTGGAATATCACTCCAAAAAACAGACAGCGGAGATTATCGGGAACTCATTGACAGGAAAACTCGTGGCGAGAGAGGCTGTATCATCCGGTGGATAG
- the mazF gene encoding mRNA interferase MazF — protein MNRKIRRGDMFYADLTPGVGSEQSGYRPVLIIQNDTGNKHSNTVIAAIITSRISTKTKLPTHAPIKAQQGLGHDSLVLLEQIRTIDKMRLKEYIGTLDSEAIRRIDWALAVSVGLKGKDLI, from the coding sequence ATGAACAGGAAAATCAGACGTGGCGATATGTTTTATGCCGACCTGACACCAGGTGTCGGTTCCGAGCAGAGCGGCTACCGCCCCGTACTTATTATACAGAATGACACCGGCAACAAGCACAGCAACACGGTAATTGCCGCCATCATCACCAGCCGGATTTCCACCAAGACAAAGCTGCCTACCCACGCTCCCATTAAGGCACAGCAAGGGCTTGGGCATGATTCACTCGTCCTGTTAGAGCAGATACGGACGATTGATAAAATGCGTCTGAAAGAATATATCGGGACGCTGGACAGCGAGGCCATAAGGCGGATAGACTGGGCGCTGGCGGTCAGTGTGGGACTGAAAGGAAAAGATTTAATATGA
- a CDS encoding exported hypothetical protein (Evidence 5 : No homology to any previously reported sequences): protein MKKRIFMLLGVAMLASAFCMTGAAAAGTTDTVSESIGSSVLTVKYNGEAVVFPDAQPFVDENSRKLIPVRFVAETMGADVSWNQETQTAVIEQNGITVSVPIGSDTITVTENGGTTAVKMDTAAISREERTYVPIRYVAEALGAWVSYSDLFTTVQIYRDVLAPADITRLHSYYDMSSGEYDKATGETPLYTDEFLLTLYPEFAYFTGSYGFENANEWKLRNPNGSDTLIYTWKKPVTYTGITTGDTYTFGTQSDLDFAKLVLAEAYGVEDEINSAGKVKISLKTDLSCVYWSRHSSRAGTYVRGVLTVTIPENTDISWIKQNYDFITNPKAGETRDIDVEIYVNTFTETVYWNEMTALT, encoded by the coding sequence ATGAAGAAACGAATCTTTATGCTGCTGGGCGTGGCAATGCTCGCAAGCGCTTTTTGTATGACCGGCGCGGCAGCAGCAGGCACTACCGACACGGTATCAGAAAGTATCGGTTCCAGCGTTCTCACTGTGAAATACAACGGCGAGGCAGTTGTTTTCCCCGATGCGCAGCCCTTTGTGGATGAAAACAGCCGGAAGCTTATTCCCGTTCGCTTCGTGGCTGAAACGATGGGCGCAGATGTGAGCTGGAATCAGGAAACGCAGACCGCCGTGATTGAACAGAACGGCATCACCGTTTCCGTGCCGATTGGCAGCGATACGATTACGGTCACGGAGAACGGCGGCACAACTGCCGTTAAAATGGACACGGCGGCGATCAGCCGGGAGGAACGCACTTACGTTCCTATCCGCTATGTGGCCGAGGCATTGGGCGCTTGGGTAAGCTACTCCGACCTATTCACCACCGTCCAGATTTACCGTGACGTGCTGGCTCCCGCCGACATCACCCGTCTGCACAGTTACTATGACATGTCGTCCGGCGAGTATGACAAAGCTACTGGCGAAACCCCTCTTTATACAGATGAGTTTCTGCTGACCCTGTATCCTGAGTTTGCATATTTCACAGGCAGCTACGGCTTTGAAAATGCAAACGAGTGGAAGTTGCGCAATCCAAATGGAAGTGATACTCTCATCTACACATGGAAAAAGCCAGTTACCTACACTGGCATAACCACGGGAGATACCTATACCTTTGGTACTCAGTCCGACCTTGATTTTGCCAAGCTCGTGCTTGCCGAAGCCTATGGCGTGGAGGATGAAATTAACAGTGCCGGGAAAGTGAAAATCTCGCTGAAAACCGATCTCTCCTGCGTTTACTGGTCACGGCACAGCAGTCGCGCAGGGACTTATGTGCGCGGAGTGCTGACAGTCACAATACCTGAAAACACTGATATCTCTTGGATTAAGCAAAATTACGATTTCATTACTAATCCAAAGGCTGGTGAAACCCGCGATATCGACGTGGAAATTTACGTCAATACCTTTACCGAAACGGTCTATTGGAACGAGATGACCGCCTTAACATGA
- a CDS encoding putative Type IV leader peptidase family (Evidence 3 : Function proposed based on presence of conserved amino acid motif, structural feature or limited homology), which yields MNYISILINAAALIYGGIADYKRREIPNTVPIILLSLAAFSFPTFWRIMGLILPAVLLLAAAKLTKSEVPGGDFKLICALGFACGLPELAAILVLSALGAMAYGTIRNLPIKRHIPLCAYVAPAYIVLHMMAFFLEGGGSM from the coding sequence ATGAACTATATTTCCATCCTGATAAACGCCGCCGCGCTGATTTATGGTGGCATTGCGGATTACAAGCGGCGGGAGATTCCGAATACAGTTCCCATTATACTGCTTTCTTTGGCAGCCTTTTCCTTTCCAACCTTTTGGCGTATAATGGGGCTAATCCTCCCCGCCGTGCTGCTGCTTGCGGCGGCGAAGCTCACAAAAAGCGAAGTCCCCGGAGGGGATTTCAAGCTGATCTGCGCACTTGGTTTCGCCTGCGGTCTGCCGGAGCTGGCGGCAATCCTCGTTCTTTCCGCACTCGGCGCTATGGCCTACGGCACAATCCGGAATCTACCGATCAAGCGTCACATCCCTTTATGCGCCTACGTCGCCCCGGCCTATATCGTCCTCCACATGATGGCGTTTTTTTTGGAGGGGGGCGGGAGCATGTAA